The following is a genomic window from Thermostichus vulcanus str. 'Rupite'.
GGAGCCAGGTCACCGAGACCCCCAGTGCTTTGGCAAAAGCGACCAATTCTTTATCGATTACCCGCCGTTTCCCCTTTTCCACCTGGCCAATCTTGACGTAGTCCAACTGCACTCCGTACTTCGCCAAGCGGCCGGCCAGCTGATCTTGGGTGAGTTGCAATCGCTCACGCACCCAGCGCACCCGTTCCCCAATCAAATTGGCCGCGGGAGGGTGCTGGTCAGGGTTGAACTCCATGGGGGCGAAAGATTGTAAAGATTCTTTAGCTCAGCTGAGAGGGCCAGCGACCTACCAAATCCTGCATGATAGCCTGGGCTGGCAAGACGCATGCCTCAAATTCACGTGAACCCGCTCTGAAGTTGTGACATTGGCGTGTCTAGATACGATCCTACAACAAGGCTTGATCGAAAATCGCTTACCGATTTTTCAGCGGACAACCCCCTTTCGATAGACACGTCATATAGACGTCATATAGATACTTCTGGAGTTGGATCCCGCTTGAGTCTCTGTCTGTTTCCAAAAAATCCCTGAGCAAAAAGAGCCGCATGATCGATTTTCGCTCGCGGCAGCAGAAGAAACTTTCCTAGACTGGTAGATGAAGTTCTCTCCTCTCCTGACCGTGGCTTTTTCGCGTCCTCATCCTGAAGTGTCCGCCTCTTCTTCTCAGGAATTTGACGATCTCTGGTCTGACTCCGGGGCTTCTCCCAATGGGCAAGGGATCCCTGTAGAGACCGATCCAGAGGCTGGTGCCAATGGATCCCGGCTGAACGAAGATGCGGTCGATCACTATCTCAACGAGATCGGTCGTGTGCCTCGCATCGATCATGCTGAAGAAATTGAACTGTCGCGGAAAATTCAGCAAAAACTCCTCATCGACCAGGCCCGCCAGGAA
Proteins encoded in this region:
- a CDS encoding helix-turn-helix domain-containing protein; protein product: MEFNPDQHPPAANLIGERVRWVRERLQLTQDQLAGRLAKYGVQLDYVKIGQVEKGKRRVIDKELVAFAKALGVSVTWLLSGDESHL